Within the Candidatus Dependentiae bacterium genome, the region GCATGGTGCACTTGGATTGTTTTGCTACCGTAGGTACGTTGAGCAACCCTGATCATAAGAATATTTCTATCGGTAAAGCGGGTCGTACTCGCCGTTTAGGTATTCGTCCTACTGTACGTGGTATGGCTATGAACCCTGTAGATCACCCTCATGGTGGTGGTGAAGGTCGTTCTAAGTCTGGTTCCCACCCTGTAAGTCCATGGGGTAAAGGCGCTAAAGGTACTCGTACTAGAAGACGTAAGAACCCATTGATTTTAAGAAGAAGAAGACCATAATTATTAGTATAAAGGTAAACTATAATGGCTCGATCTGCTAAAAAGGGACCTTTTGTTGATGACTCACTTTTAAAAAAAGTTGAGCATGCTCGCGCAAGCACCAAAAGGGACGTTATTAAGACCTGGTCTCGTCGAAGCATGGTAACACCAGATTTTGTTGGTCTTACTATTGCTGTACATGATGGGCGTAAATTTGTTTCTGTTTTTGTAACAGAGAACATGGTAGGTCACAAATTAGGTGAGTTTGCTCCGTCTAGAACGTTTAGACTACATAGTGGTCAACGTAAAGCGGGAGCAGCTGGAAAATAATCTCAAAAATTGTATAATAGTATAGTATAAGGCATCGTATGGATAAACAGACAAAGGTCAAACAGGCGTCATCAGAGAATTCTGATAAAGTACAGTTTGTAGCGAAAGCTCGCTATATTCGATACTCGCCTTATAAATTAAGACCTATAGCTGACGTTATACGTGGCAAAGATGTAGTGTACGCCTTAAATTGGCTTACTACTTATCGTACGCAACGTGTAGAACCGATCAAAAAAGTACTTGAATCAGCAGTAGCTAATGCAAAAAATCTACAAAACGTAGAAACATCAGCTCTTGCTATTAAAGAAATACGTATTGATCAGGGTCCAATTCATCGCTATTTTAAGCCAGGTGCAATGGGTCGTGCAATGGTTCAGCGTAAACGCATGAGCCATTTAAGTGTTATTTTAGAACCTAAGAACTAAGAGGCGTAGTGTGGGACAAAAGGTTAACCCGATAGGGTTTAGAATAGGCATATACCGTGATTGGAGCTCCCGTTGGTTTGCTCGTCGCCAAAATTATGCAGAATTGCTTTTTGAAGATTTGGAAATTCAGAAATATATTCGAAAAGCATTACCTGGTGCTGAAATTTCAACTATTGAAATTGAAAAAGCTGGTGATAATCTTCGTGTTATTATTCACTCCGGTCGTCCAGGTGTAGTAATTGGTAAAAAAGGTCAAGAAATTGATTCTTTACGTAAAGATCTAGCTCGCCTATTAAAGCGTACAAACGTTGAAGTATCTGTTCAAGAAATTAAAACTCCTGAACTTGATGCTACTATCGTTTCCAAAACTATAGCTGAGCAGTTAGAAAAACGAGCAAGCTTTAAGAAAGTCATGAAAAAAGCCGCTACAGCTGCAATGAAAGCTGGAGCACTTGGCGTAAAGATTAGATGTGCAGGCCGACTTGGTGGCGCAGAAATCGCACGTGATGAATGGATTCGTATAGGATCAACTCCTTTGCATACTTTGCGATCTGATATTGATTATGGATTCTCCGAGTCACATACTACTTATGGCGTTATTGGCGTTAAAGTATGGATCTGTCGCGGCGAATACAAATTAGTATAAGACTTTATTAGCTTCGAGAGATTAAATCATGTTAATGCCCAAAAAAATAAAGTACCGTAAAGTACAAAAGGGAAGAAAAGGCGGTTTATCTAAAGGCGCAAGAGATGTTGCTTTTGGTGAATTTGGCCTACAAGCAGTGGAAGCTGCTTGGTTAACAGCACAGCAAATAGAAGCTGTGCGTGTAACTATTTCCCGTAAATTGAAAAAAGTTGGAAGACTTTATTTAAGAGTGTTTCCAGATAAACCAATCACTAAGAAACCTGCTGAAACTCGTATGGGTAAAGGTAAGGGTAACGTAGAAGGTTGGGTAGCTGTAGTTAAAAGAGAACGCGTCATGTTTGAACTTGGCGGTCTTGATGAAGCAACAGCTAAACAGGTATTTAAAGCAGCAGCCTACAAGCTGCCGATGAAAACCAAGTTCGTAAGAAGACCTAGTGCTGATATATCAGTAGTAGAGACTCAAGTAGAACATACTGTAGAGCAAAACAATGAGTAAAGTAAATACAATGAAAAAAGAGCTTCAAGGGCTCGCTGCTCAGGATCTTGCTGTAAAAGTTGATGCATTGCAACGTGAGCTTTTTAGCTTGCGTCTCCATACAGCAACCTCACCAGTTAAAGATAACACGCAATTTCGTAAGCTGCGTAAAGACATTGCGCGTGCGTTAACGTATTTACGTCAAAAAACGTCGCAATTAGGTTAATAAAGGCATTATATGGTTGATACACAGATAACACCAAAACGCGTTCTGACAGGCGAAGTAATTTCTGATAAAATGGATAAGACTATAGTAGTGAAAGTAGAACGTACTTACACTCATCCACGCCTTCAGAAAGTGATGCGTATAGCAAAAAAGTATAAAGTACATGATGAGTCTGAAACAGCTCATGCGGGTGATTTAGTAGAAATCTACGAAGGTCGTCCAATGAGCAAGACAAAATATATGTATTTAGCTCGTGTTGTAAGGTCTAAAAATCCAAGCAATCCAGCTTAATAACTAGGACAATGTTATGCTTCAAAAAGAATCTTATTTAGAAGTAGCCGATAATTCTGGAGCTCAGCTTTTACAAGTAATCCATATATTTGGAAGTACCGGTAAAAGATATGCTCGACTTGGCGATAAAGTAAAATGCGCCGTTAAAAAGGCTATTCCTGGCGGTCAGGTTAAAAAAG harbors:
- the rpsS gene encoding 30S ribosomal protein S19; amino-acid sequence: MARSAKKGPFVDDSLLKKVEHARASTKRDVIKTWSRRSMVTPDFVGLTIAVHDGRKFVSVFVTENMVGHKLGEFAPSRTFRLHSGQRKAGAAGK
- the rplV gene encoding 50S ribosomal protein L22 encodes the protein MDKQTKVKQASSENSDKVQFVAKARYIRYSPYKLRPIADVIRGKDVVYALNWLTTYRTQRVEPIKKVLESAVANAKNLQNVETSALAIKEIRIDQGPIHRYFKPGAMGRAMVQRKRMSHLSVILEPKN
- the rpsC gene encoding 30S ribosomal protein S3, yielding MGQKVNPIGFRIGIYRDWSSRWFARRQNYAELLFEDLEIQKYIRKALPGAEISTIEIEKAGDNLRVIIHSGRPGVVIGKKGQEIDSLRKDLARLLKRTNVEVSVQEIKTPELDATIVSKTIAEQLEKRASFKKVMKKAATAAMKAGALGVKIRCAGRLGGAEIARDEWIRIGSTPLHTLRSDIDYGFSESHTTYGVIGVKVWICRGEYKLV
- the rplP gene encoding 50S ribosomal protein L16, with translation MLMPKKIKYRKVQKGRKGGLSKGARDVAFGEFGLQAVEAAWLTAQQIEAVRVTISRKLKKVGRLYLRVFPDKPITKKPAETRMGKGKGNVEGWVAVVKRERVMFELGGLDEATAKQVFKAAAYKLPMKTKFVRRPSADISVVETQVEHTVEQNNE
- the rpmC gene encoding 50S ribosomal protein L29, producing the protein MSKVNTMKKELQGLAAQDLAVKVDALQRELFSLRLHTATSPVKDNTQFRKLRKDIARALTYLRQKTSQLG
- the rpsQ gene encoding 30S ribosomal protein S17 yields the protein MVDTQITPKRVLTGEVISDKMDKTIVVKVERTYTHPRLQKVMRIAKKYKVHDESETAHAGDLVEIYEGRPMSKTKYMYLARVVRSKNPSNPA